A single window of Mycolicibacterium aurum DNA harbors:
- a CDS encoding DUF808 domain-containing protein has product MSAGLFALLDDVAALARLAAASVDDIGAAAGRATAKAAGVVIDDTAVTPQYVHGIAAERELPIIKRIALGSLRNKVLFILPAALLLSQFVPWLLTPILMLGATYLCFEGAEKVWGMIRGSDSHAAPVAAAGPDAEKLMVTGAVRTDFILSAEIMVIALNEVADQSFVPRLLILLVVAVVITAVVYGVVAGIVKMDDIGLSLTQRSSAFAQKVGRGLVAGMPKLLSALSVVGTVAMLWVGGHILLIGADELGWHAPYALVHHGEEYVHHVAGVGGALAWLVNTAASAVIGLVVGAIVVAVVHVLPFGKKKDAHATAH; this is encoded by the coding sequence GACATCGGTGCCGCCGCAGGCAGGGCCACCGCCAAGGCGGCCGGCGTGGTGATCGACGACACCGCGGTCACCCCTCAGTACGTGCACGGCATCGCTGCCGAACGCGAACTCCCGATCATCAAGCGCATAGCGCTGGGCTCGCTGCGCAACAAGGTCCTCTTCATCCTGCCCGCCGCGCTGCTGCTGAGTCAGTTCGTGCCGTGGCTGCTGACCCCGATCCTGATGCTCGGCGCAACCTATCTGTGCTTCGAGGGAGCCGAGAAGGTCTGGGGCATGATCCGCGGCAGCGACTCGCATGCGGCCCCCGTCGCGGCGGCGGGACCGGACGCCGAAAAACTGATGGTGACCGGTGCGGTCCGCACCGACTTCATCCTGTCGGCCGAGATCATGGTCATCGCCCTCAACGAGGTGGCTGACCAGTCGTTTGTACCGCGGCTGCTCATCCTGCTCGTCGTCGCCGTCGTGATCACTGCGGTCGTGTACGGCGTCGTCGCCGGCATCGTGAAGATGGACGACATCGGCCTGAGCCTCACGCAGCGCTCCTCGGCTTTCGCGCAGAAGGTGGGTCGCGGCCTCGTCGCCGGCATGCCGAAACTGCTCTCGGCGCTGTCGGTCGTCGGCACCGTGGCGATGCTGTGGGTCGGCGGGCACATCCTGCTCATCGGGGCTGACGAACTGGGCTGGCATGCGCCCTACGCGCTTGTCCACCACGGCGAGGAGTACGTGCACCACGTGGCAGGCGTGGGAGGTGCGCTCGCCTGGTTGGTCAACACCGCCGCGTCAGCGGTGATCGGGCTCGTGGTGGGCGCGATCGTCGTGGCGGTCGTGCACGTGCTGCCGTTCGGCAAGAAGAAGGACGCGCACGCGACCGCTCACTGA